Genomic window (Streptomyces sp. LX-29):
GCTGCGGGAGCGCCATCCGGGGGTCGCGGTGCGGACGTACCTGGCCGATCTGGCGGACCTGGAGCAGGTGCGGGGCCTGGCCGACTTCGTCCAGGCGGCGGAACCGCGGCTGCACGTGCTGGTCAACAACGCGGCCGTGGGCGGCGGCAGCGACACCTCGCGGCGGGAGGTGAGCCGGCAGGGGCACGAGCTGCGGTTCGCCGTGAACCATCTGGCGCCGCACGTGCTGACCCGCGCACTGCTGCCGCTGCTGTCCGTGTCCGCGCCCGCGCGGGTGGTCAACGTGGCCTCCCTGGGGCAGGCGCCGATCGACTTCCATGACGTCATGCTGGAGCGCGGCTACGAGGGGATGCGGGCGTACTGCCAGAGCAAGCTGGCGCTGATCATGGACACCTTCGAGCTGGCGGCGGAGCTGGCGGACACGGGGGTGACGGTCAACGCGCTGCACCCGGCGACGCTCATGGACACGCGGATGGTCCGGGAGATCGGCTACCCGCCGGAGGCCACCCTGGAGGACGGTGTGGGGCCCACGCTGCGGCTGGTCGCCGACCCGGAGCTGGCCGGCGTCACCGGCCGCTACTTCGACCGGTTCGACGTGGGGCGCGCCGACGAGCAGGCGTATGACGCCTCCGCGCGGGCGCGCCTTTCCGAACTGACCGAACGGCTCACCGCGCGGTACCTCGCCTGAGGTGTCCGACCACGCGCCCGCCGATGGACCCGGGGCTCAGCCCCCGGCCGCTCAGGCCCCGGCCGCCCCGGCTCCGGCCGCTCCGGCCCAGAGTCCGTCCTCCGTCAGGCCGAGCAGCTCGATGGCGTTGCCCCGGACGATCCGTTCCACGACGTCCGGCGCCAGGTGGCCCATCTGGGCCTCGCCGACCTCCCGGGACCTCGGCCAGGTGGAGTCGGAGTGCGGGTAGTCGGTCTCGTAGAGGACGTTGCCGACGCCGATCGCGTCCAGGTTGCGCAGGCCGAAGGCGTCGTCGAAGAAGCAGCCGTAGACGTGCTCGGCGAAGAGCTCGGACGGCGGACGGAGCACCTTGTCGGCGACGCCGCCCCAGCCGCGGTTCTCCCGCCAGACCACGTCGGCGCGCTCCAGGATGTAGGGGATCCAGCCGATCTGCCCCTCGGCGTACATGATCCGCAGGCTGGGGAAGCGATCGAAGGCCCCGGACATCAGCCAGTCGACGAGGGAGAAGCAGCAGTTGGCGAAGGTGATCGTGGAGCCGACCGCCGGGGGCGCGTCCGCGGAGGTGGAGGGCATGCGGGAGGAGGAGCCGATGTGCATGGCGATGACCGTCCCGGTCTCGGCGCAGGCCGCGAAGAACGGGTCCCAGGCGTCCGTGTGCACCGAGGGCAGTCCCAGGTGGGGCGGTATCTCCGAGAAGCAGACGGCGCGCACGCCCCGCGCGGCGTTGCGGCGCACCTCGTCGGCGGCCAGCGCGGCGTCCCACAGCGGGATCAGGGTGAGCGGGATCAGCCGCCCGCGCGCCCGCGGCCCGCACCACTCCTCGACCATCCAGTCGTTGTAGGCCCGCAGGGCCAGCAGCCCCAGTTCGCGGTCCTTGGCCTCGGTGAAGGTCTGGCCGCAGAAGCGGGGGAAGGTCGGGAAGCAGAGCGCGGACTGGACGTGGTTGAGGTCCATGTCCGCCAGCCGCTCGGGGACGGAGTACGAGCCGGGGCGCATCTGCTCGTAGGTGATCGCCTCCAGCCTGACCTGGTCCCGGTCGTATCCGACCGCCGTGTCGAGCCGGGTCAGCGGGCGCCGCAGGTCCTCGTAGACCCACCAGTCCGCCGGTGGTCCGTCGTCGCCGGGCTCCCCCATCCGCGGGGTGAAGCGCCCTCCGACGAAGGTGAGTTCCTTCAGGGGCGCCCGCACGACGCGCGGTGCGACGTCCCGGTACTTCGCGGGGAGCCGGTCCCGCCAGACGTGCGGGGGCTCCACCGTGTGGTCGTCCACCGAAATGATCTTCGGGAAGCTCTCCATGGGGGCACGGTAGCGCCGATCTGACGGTACGTCAGGAACCTGGACAGGGTTCGGTGGTCGCACTCGACTTCGCGTGTCGCGCGAGCGGGTTCGCGTCCCGGTTCGGGTGTCGC
Coding sequences:
- a CDS encoding amidohydrolase family protein; translated protein: MESFPKIISVDDHTVEPPHVWRDRLPAKYRDVAPRVVRAPLKELTFVGGRFTPRMGEPGDDGPPADWWVYEDLRRPLTRLDTAVGYDRDQVRLEAITYEQMRPGSYSVPERLADMDLNHVQSALCFPTFPRFCGQTFTEAKDRELGLLALRAYNDWMVEEWCGPRARGRLIPLTLIPLWDAALAADEVRRNAARGVRAVCFSEIPPHLGLPSVHTDAWDPFFAACAETGTVIAMHIGSSSRMPSTSADAPPAVGSTITFANCCFSLVDWLMSGAFDRFPSLRIMYAEGQIGWIPYILERADVVWRENRGWGGVADKVLRPPSELFAEHVYGCFFDDAFGLRNLDAIGVGNVLYETDYPHSDSTWPRSREVGEAQMGHLAPDVVERIVRGNAIELLGLTEDGLWAGAAGAGAAGA
- a CDS encoding SDR family NAD(P)-dependent oxidoreductase → MNVDGYTPPDLHGTTVLVTGATQGMGRALAQALAGAGASLLLHGRRHVRMEEVAEELRERHPGVAVRTYLADLADLEQVRGLADFVQAAEPRLHVLVNNAAVGGGSDTSRREVSRQGHELRFAVNHLAPHVLTRALLPLLSVSAPARVVNVASLGQAPIDFHDVMLERGYEGMRAYCQSKLALIMDTFELAAELADTGVTVNALHPATLMDTRMVREIGYPPEATLEDGVGPTLRLVADPELAGVTGRYFDRFDVGRADEQAYDASARARLSELTERLTARYLA